A window of Natronolimnobius sp. AArcel1 contains these coding sequences:
- a CDS encoding fumarylacetoacetate hydrolase family protein: MRYYQLREEGTPHLVVETADTLYDLTTARPQLQTFEELLEAATITTDSIDTLVEGLLEDATTRSMDILENGAVAAPISSGEIWAAGVTYQISEEARQAESDTPDMYIDVYESDRPEVFFKATPERTVGPKEAVGIRADSEWDVPEPELGVVLAGEEIVGYTVGNDMSSRSIEGQNPLYLPQAKVYDKCCSIGPGIRSADSIDDPHDLEMWMTISRDGEVLYDDSTNTGKMVRTVEELVECYTSHNAVPDVSILLTGTSLVPDEEFTLEEGDEIEIGLEEIGTLTNTVVEV; the protein is encoded by the coding sequence ATGCGTTACTACCAACTTCGCGAGGAGGGAACTCCCCATCTTGTCGTTGAAACTGCAGATACTCTGTACGATCTCACAACTGCGCGACCACAACTCCAGACATTCGAGGAACTGCTTGAGGCCGCAACGATCACAACCGACTCGATCGATACGCTTGTCGAAGGACTGCTCGAGGATGCAACGACTCGATCGATGGACATCCTCGAGAACGGGGCCGTCGCTGCACCGATTTCCTCCGGCGAGATTTGGGCGGCTGGCGTTACCTACCAGATCAGTGAAGAGGCTCGACAAGCCGAGAGCGATACGCCGGATATGTACATCGACGTCTACGAAAGTGACCGGCCGGAAGTCTTCTTCAAGGCCACGCCAGAGCGAACCGTTGGACCGAAAGAAGCAGTCGGAATCCGGGCTGATTCCGAGTGGGACGTGCCAGAACCGGAATTGGGAGTCGTCCTCGCGGGCGAAGAAATCGTCGGTTACACGGTTGGGAACGATATGAGCAGTCGCTCGATCGAAGGACAAAATCCGCTCTATCTCCCGCAGGCAAAGGTCTACGACAAGTGTTGTTCGATCGGTCCTGGCATCCGCTCTGCGGACTCGATCGACGATCCACACGACCTCGAGATGTGGATGACGATCAGCCGAGACGGCGAGGTGCTGTACGACGACTCGACGAACACTGGGAAAATGGTCCGAACAGTTGAGGAACTCGTTGAGTGCTACACGTCACACAACGCCGTTCCGGATGTCTCGATTCTGCTGACCGGTACCTCACTTGTCCCCGACGAAGAGTTCACGCTCGAAGAAGGCGACGAGATCGAAATCGGGCTCGAAGAGATTGGAACGCTCACGAACACCGTTGTCGAAGTCTAA
- a CDS encoding IclR family transcriptional regulator — translation MPEPKHPVRTVDRTFEILEIIQELDGAGISEIAEQVDIGKSAVHNHLTTLANREYVDKDGDEYHIGLSFLGLGAYARNRTPIYDTAQKEVDKLADDTGELVNLLVEKNGRGIYLYQAKGENAVELDTHEGKRVPLHCTGLGKAILGFRPDEQVERIVEEYGLPSVTNKTITDREEFFAELEEIHEQRFAVDREERLNGLRCIAAPITDDNDESIAAVSVSCPVHRVGDERFYEDLPEAVLGTANVIELEHNYS, via the coding sequence ATGCCAGAACCAAAACACCCCGTTCGGACTGTCGACAGAACCTTCGAGATTCTCGAGATTATTCAGGAACTCGATGGGGCGGGCATTTCTGAGATTGCTGAGCAGGTCGATATCGGTAAAAGTGCGGTTCACAATCACCTGACGACGCTTGCCAATCGCGAGTACGTCGACAAGGACGGCGACGAGTACCACATTGGACTCTCGTTTCTAGGCCTCGGGGCGTACGCTCGCAACCGCACGCCAATCTACGATACGGCTCAGAAAGAAGTCGACAAACTCGCCGACGACACTGGCGAACTCGTCAATCTCCTCGTCGAGAAAAACGGCCGCGGCATCTACCTCTACCAGGCAAAAGGCGAGAACGCGGTCGAACTTGATACCCACGAAGGCAAACGCGTCCCGCTTCACTGTACCGGACTCGGCAAGGCAATTCTCGGATTCCGACCCGACGAACAAGTCGAACGCATCGTCGAGGAGTATGGCCTGCCATCCGTAACGAACAAGACGATCACCGACCGCGAGGAATTCTTCGCTGAACTCGAGGAGATTCACGAGCAACGCTTTGCCGTCGACCGCGAGGAGCGACTCAACGGCCTGCGGTGTATCGCCGCGCCGATCACAGACGATAACGATGAGAGTATCGCGGCGGTCAGCGTTTCCTGCCCCGTCCACCGCGTCGGCGACGAACGTTTCTACGAAGACCTTCCAGAGGCCGTCCTGGGGACGGCAAACGTCATCGAACTCGAGCATAATTATTCGTAA
- the melA gene encoding alpha-galactosidase: MVKVAFIGAGSLTFTQTLVRDILSFAELQETTFALMDIDAERLERIEAATNALIDEHDLPATVEATTDRREALTDADYVVTTIQVGGVEPVENEVEIPQRYGINQSVGDTLGPGGVFRAQRTIPTMLEIARDMEELCPDAPLLQHTNPMAMVCWALERETEIDVYGICHSIRGTAHDIANYVDVPFEDLEYWVAGINHMAWFLDLECEGADLYPDLYDAMGDDEFYAKDIVRFDVMDHFGAFITESSHHLSEYLPYFRHTQDEIDNLVEKSAYKSDEDAFEYSPVCWMPTGEYLKHWRARDPADEFDLDNLDLSLERSGEYAARIIHSIETDETRRMNLNVPNDGRLITNLPDDALVEVPCLVDGTGVRPCSVGDLPPQLAALNRTNVNVQSLAVDAAIDGDEAALRRAVKLDPLTSAVCTLEEIDGLVDELLEANAAYLPAFD; the protein is encoded by the coding sequence ATGGTGAAAGTTGCGTTTATCGGCGCTGGCAGTCTCACGTTCACACAGACGCTCGTTCGGGATATTCTCTCGTTTGCAGAGTTACAGGAAACGACGTTCGCATTGATGGATATCGACGCCGAGCGTTTAGAGCGAATCGAAGCGGCGACGAACGCACTCATCGACGAACACGACCTTCCGGCGACCGTGGAGGCAACGACAGACCGGCGCGAAGCCCTCACCGATGCGGACTACGTCGTCACAACAATACAGGTCGGCGGCGTCGAGCCCGTCGAGAACGAAGTTGAAATCCCACAGCGCTATGGCATCAACCAATCCGTCGGTGACACGCTCGGACCGGGTGGTGTCTTCCGGGCACAGCGAACGATTCCGACGATGCTCGAGATTGCCCGCGATATGGAAGAGCTGTGTCCTGATGCGCCGCTGTTACAGCACACTAATCCGATGGCGATGGTCTGTTGGGCGCTCGAGCGCGAAACGGAGATCGACGTCTACGGAATTTGTCACAGTATCCGCGGGACGGCACACGACATTGCGAACTACGTCGACGTCCCCTTCGAGGACCTCGAGTACTGGGTTGCTGGCATCAACCACATGGCGTGGTTTCTCGACCTCGAGTGCGAGGGAGCAGACCTCTATCCCGACCTCTATGACGCGATGGGTGACGACGAATTCTACGCCAAAGACATCGTGCGATTCGACGTGATGGATCACTTCGGCGCGTTCATCACCGAATCAAGTCACCACCTGAGCGAGTATTTGCCGTACTTCCGACATACGCAAGACGAGATCGACAACCTCGTCGAGAAAAGTGCATACAAATCAGACGAGGACGCGTTTGAATATTCGCCTGTCTGCTGGATGCCCACTGGGGAGTATCTCAAACACTGGCGAGCCCGCGATCCAGCGGACGAGTTCGACCTCGACAATCTTGATCTCTCGCTCGAGCGCTCGGGCGAGTACGCCGCCCGCATTATCCACTCGATCGAGACGGACGAGACTCGTCGAATGAATCTCAACGTGCCGAACGACGGCCGATTGATCACGAACCTGCCCGACGACGCACTCGTCGAGGTGCCATGTCTCGTCGATGGAACCGGGGTTCGCCCGTGCAGCGTCGGCGACCTGCCACCGCAACTGGCCGCGCTCAACCGTACGAACGTCAACGTGCAGTCGCTGGCCGTCGACGCCGCGATTGACGGTGACGAGGCTGCACTGCGACGCGCGGTCAAACTCGATCCGTTGACCAGCGCCGTCTGTACGCTCGAGGAAATCGACGGCCTGGTCGATGAGTTGCTCGAGGCGAATGCCGCGTACCTGCCGGCGTTCGACTGA
- a CDS encoding SMP-30/gluconolactonase/LRE family protein yields MTQYERVADTTAHTGEGPLWHPEEELVYWVDIPNGKLFAYDPETDEYDLVYQTDGVPLGGYTIEEDGALLLFTHGTVSRLEPGADKAEPIAEVSDAETRFNDVIADPEGRVFCGTMPGENELGDLYRVDPDGSVTLVVEDVDIPNGMGFTDDLETFYFTESEAHVIYAFDYDRETGELSNQRTFVEVPTDDGIPDGMTIDENGDIWSARWDGGRVVRYSPDGEVLEEIELPARKVSSATFGGPEYEDLYLTTALTDNDRDEEGDGAGALFRVSDVGPSGVPEFRSRISLE; encoded by the coding sequence ATGACACAGTACGAACGCGTCGCGGATACGACCGCTCACACCGGCGAAGGGCCGCTGTGGCACCCCGAGGAGGAACTGGTCTACTGGGTCGACATTCCAAACGGCAAGCTCTTCGCGTACGACCCCGAGACGGACGAGTACGACCTGGTGTATCAAACCGACGGCGTCCCACTCGGTGGCTACACTATCGAAGAAGACGGCGCGTTGCTCCTGTTCACTCACGGCACCGTCAGTCGCCTCGAGCCCGGCGCGGACAAGGCCGAGCCGATCGCCGAAGTCAGCGATGCCGAGACGCGGTTCAACGATGTCATCGCCGACCCCGAGGGCCGTGTTTTCTGTGGGACGATGCCCGGCGAAAACGAACTCGGCGACCTCTATCGCGTCGACCCCGACGGCAGTGTCACGCTCGTTGTCGAGGACGTCGACATCCCCAACGGCATGGGCTTTACCGACGACCTCGAGACGTTTTATTTCACCGAATCCGAAGCCCACGTCATCTACGCGTTCGACTACGACCGCGAGACTGGCGAGCTGTCGAACCAGCGGACGTTCGTTGAGGTCCCAACCGACGATGGCATCCCAGACGGGATGACCATCGACGAAAACGGTGATATCTGGTCGGCTCGCTGGGACGGCGGCCGCGTCGTCCGCTACAGTCCAGACGGCGAAGTCCTCGAGGAGATTGAACTTCCAGCACGGAAAGTCTCCTCGGCGACCTTTGGCGGACCAGAATACGAGGACCTGTACCTGACGACTGCACTCACTGACAACGACCGCGACGAGGAAGGCGACGGCGCAGGTGCCTTGTTCCGCGTTTCAGACGTTGGCCCCAGCGGCGTCCCCGAGTTCCGTTCGCGTATCAGCCTCGAGTAG
- a CDS encoding NAD-dependent epimerase/dehydratase family protein: protein MDSALVIGGTRFIGRHLVSELLAHDYDVTIFNRGNHDNPFADDDRVDHIEGDRTNDSALEAAAMTVDPDAVFDCVAYYPRDVRAATTIFADCDAYVYISSGAAYGREDIPKREDRTPLESCTAEEATDDSQETYGKRKAEGDRAVVAAAESGVNAMSVRPPIVYGPHDYTERLDFWIDRVNRFDRVLVPGDGTNLWQRVYVEDVARAMRIVAERGEPGESYNVGDQRAVTLEEMINLIASQLDTSVDVVHAGPRELEAGGIAPDDYVLYREYPHLLSTAKLAALGWESTPLEEAMARAVEDHLESDRDGRENGPDRATEERVLGILDTL from the coding sequence ATGGACAGCGCACTCGTTATCGGCGGCACGCGCTTTATTGGCCGCCATCTCGTCTCCGAACTGCTTGCACACGACTACGATGTGACGATTTTCAACCGTGGGAACCACGACAACCCCTTCGCCGACGACGACCGCGTCGACCACATCGAAGGCGACCGGACAAACGATTCCGCACTCGAGGCCGCTGCGATGACGGTCGATCCTGACGCCGTCTTCGACTGCGTGGCCTACTACCCGCGTGACGTTCGCGCAGCGACAACCATCTTCGCCGACTGTGACGCCTACGTCTACATCTCGAGTGGCGCAGCCTACGGGCGCGAAGACATTCCAAAACGCGAAGACAGGACACCACTTGAGTCCTGTACGGCCGAGGAAGCGACCGACGACTCGCAGGAAACCTACGGCAAGCGAAAGGCCGAGGGCGACCGCGCGGTGGTCGCCGCAGCGGAGTCAGGCGTCAACGCGATGTCCGTGCGCCCGCCAATCGTCTACGGCCCGCACGACTACACCGAGCGCCTCGATTTCTGGATCGACCGCGTCAATCGCTTCGACCGCGTCCTCGTCCCTGGCGACGGCACGAACCTCTGGCAGCGCGTCTACGTCGAGGACGTTGCACGCGCGATGCGCATCGTCGCCGAACGCGGCGAGCCCGGCGAATCCTACAACGTTGGCGACCAACGCGCTGTTACGCTTGAGGAGATGATCAACCTGATCGCTTCGCAGTTAGACACGAGCGTCGACGTCGTCCACGCCGGCCCGCGCGAACTCGAGGCCGGCGGCATCGCGCCGGACGATTACGTTCTTTACCGGGAGTATCCACATCTGCTTTCGACCGCCAAACTCGCCGCCCTCGGCTGGGAGTCGACGCCACTCGAGGAGGCGATGGCCCGCGCCGTCGAGGACCACCTCGAGAGTGATCGTGACGGCCGCGAGAACGGCCCGGACCGAGCCACAGAAGAGCGTGTTCTCGGAATTTTGGATACGCTGTAG
- the gltB gene encoding glutamate synthase large subunit, protein MSQPHGASSTERSQGLADPADERSNCGVGVVMDLDGDTGHNVVADGLDLLKNLEHRGTTGAEKNTGDGAGIMLQTPHGFFADVLETSLPETYAVGSLFMPQDDEARDSLADLAESTFGTYDLEVLEWRDVPTENDDLGATAVDSEPDVRQVVVAPADGDDLSEDDFDRRLYVARRALENAVEDANIANKERFYVVSLDSKTLVYKGLLKGEQVPSYYPDLTDERVESNFVMVHERFSTNTLGAWHLAHPYRNIIHNGEFNTIQGNINWMRARETDIESEVLDDLEAVKPIIDDPDQSDTASVDNALELLMQDGRDLAHALRMLVPEAWRGDDAMDSDRKDWYDFHASLVEPWDGPALVAATDGERVGAVLDRNGLRPCRYDVTTDNQLIMASEAGALERPPEEIEERGRLQPGQLFLADPEEGRVIPDDEVFDDLTDDRYGEWVAEEQVSLEDVRTTDSSAPQQSVENLRDQQTAFGYTHDELENMIEPMTTKGKDPVGSMGDDTPLSVLTEFNRPLFSYFRQLFAQVTNPPLDYIREELVTSMESRLGFQRNLLAESPEHARQLVLDSPILTDGELESIRECDANGITAATIDITYEPKSDEVGSDLEAALERVREDVVEAIEDGGHDVLILSDRGVDEDRVAIPSLLATGGVHHHLVRNGLRNHVGLVVESADPRTVHHFATLVGYGAGAVNPYLAYQTIDDITAGPDGAETEVAIDAYVGAVEDGLLKIMAKMGISTVESYQGAQIFEAVGLDSDLVTEYFDGTENRTEGIGLAEIEEDVRERHKQAFVETEEKPTLDRHGEFEHRSDGIHHQWNPDTVGTLQQAVRANDYERYQEFAELINDQQQNLQTLRGLLEFDSDRESIPVDDVEPIKDIVERFSTAAMSLGSLSPEAHENNSIAMNRIGGKSNSGEGGEPPERFGTEKECNVKQVASGRFGVTSTYLSSADELQIKMAQGSKPGEGGHLPGEKVNEMIAHVRKSTPGVGLISPPPLHDIYSIEDLKQLIFDLKAANEEADINVKLVSEAGIGTVAAGVAKANADVVHISGHSGGTGASPRTSIKSAGLPWELGLAEANQMLCQTGLRDRIRVSADGGMKTGRDVAVAALLGAEEYIFGTASLVTSGCVMARQCHKNTCPVGVATQREDLRKRFPGEPEHVINYMTFIAQELREIMAELGFATIDEMIGHVEVLDQRDDIDHPKARTVDLSAVIADPGSDVRRKIRDQDHELEEQLDRDLIEAAADTIETEEPVALEADISNVDRTVGAMLSNRITSRYGEPGLPEDTITVDLEGTAGQSFGAFLASGVSMHLEGSANDYVGKGLSGGKLAIRTPESAAYDPTENVAIGNVALYGATDGQLYVNGVAGERFAVRNSGSKAVVEGVGDHGCEYMTGGVVAVLGETGKNFAAGMSGGVAYVYDPDEELKAKANTGMVSLHDDLEDADEAMVRRLVENHVAYTDSDRGEELLANWEQALEAFVKIMPEAYHEAITEQGSDDVREELPGVPESVVEADSTSYAASDD, encoded by the coding sequence ATGTCACAGCCACACGGAGCGTCATCCACCGAGCGTTCCCAGGGTCTTGCCGACCCAGCGGACGAACGGTCGAACTGCGGCGTCGGCGTCGTCATGGACCTTGATGGGGATACTGGCCACAACGTCGTCGCGGACGGTCTTGATCTTTTGAAAAATCTCGAGCACCGGGGGACCACAGGTGCGGAGAAAAACACCGGCGACGGGGCCGGTATCATGTTGCAGACGCCACACGGGTTCTTTGCAGACGTTCTCGAGACCTCACTTCCAGAGACGTACGCTGTCGGCTCGCTGTTCATGCCACAGGACGACGAGGCACGCGACTCACTCGCCGATCTCGCAGAATCAACCTTCGGGACGTACGATCTCGAGGTGCTCGAGTGGCGCGACGTCCCAACAGAAAATGACGACCTCGGCGCGACAGCGGTCGACTCTGAACCGGACGTACGACAGGTCGTTGTTGCACCCGCAGACGGAGACGACCTTTCCGAGGACGACTTCGACCGGCGACTCTACGTCGCTCGACGCGCACTCGAGAATGCGGTTGAGGACGCCAACATCGCGAACAAAGAACGCTTCTACGTTGTCTCGCTCGACTCGAAGACGCTCGTCTACAAGGGCCTGCTCAAGGGGGAACAGGTTCCGAGCTACTACCCGGATCTGACTGACGAGCGCGTCGAATCGAACTTCGTCATGGTCCACGAGCGGTTCTCGACGAACACGCTCGGTGCCTGGCATCTCGCCCATCCATACCGCAACATCATCCACAACGGCGAGTTCAACACGATTCAGGGCAACATCAACTGGATGCGCGCCCGTGAGACGGACATCGAAAGTGAGGTCTTAGACGACCTCGAGGCCGTCAAGCCGATTATCGACGACCCTGACCAGTCCGATACCGCAAGCGTCGATAACGCCCTCGAACTCCTGATGCAGGACGGACGAGATCTCGCACACGCGCTTCGGATGCTCGTCCCCGAAGCCTGGCGCGGCGACGACGCAATGGATTCCGACCGCAAGGACTGGTACGACTTCCACGCCTCACTCGTCGAGCCGTGGGACGGCCCCGCACTCGTCGCGGCAACCGACGGCGAACGCGTCGGTGCCGTCCTCGATCGTAACGGACTTCGTCCGTGTCGCTACGACGTGACGACGGACAACCAGCTCATCATGGCCAGCGAGGCCGGCGCACTCGAGCGGCCTCCCGAGGAAATCGAAGAACGCGGTCGGCTCCAGCCCGGCCAGTTGTTCCTCGCCGACCCAGAAGAGGGACGCGTCATCCCAGACGACGAGGTTTTCGACGACCTGACCGACGACCGCTACGGCGAGTGGGTTGCCGAAGAACAGGTTTCACTCGAGGACGTCCGGACGACCGACTCGAGCGCCCCGCAGCAGTCGGTTGAGAATCTGCGCGACCAGCAGACGGCGTTTGGCTACACGCACGACGAACTCGAGAACATGATCGAGCCGATGACGACGAAGGGCAAGGACCCAGTCGGCTCGATGGGCGATGACACGCCGCTGTCGGTACTGACGGAGTTCAACCGCCCGCTGTTCTCGTACTTCAGACAGCTGTTCGCGCAGGTGACGAATCCGCCACTCGACTACATCCGCGAGGAACTCGTCACCTCGATGGAGTCCCGACTCGGCTTCCAGCGCAACCTGCTTGCCGAATCGCCCGAACACGCCCGCCAACTCGTCCTCGATTCGCCGATTCTGACCGACGGCGAACTCGAGTCAATTCGGGAGTGCGATGCGAACGGCATCACGGCTGCAACCATCGACATCACCTACGAACCGAAAAGCGACGAGGTCGGTTCGGATCTCGAGGCCGCACTCGAACGCGTTCGCGAGGATGTCGTCGAGGCCATCGAAGACGGCGGCCACGACGTGCTCATCCTCTCGGATCGTGGCGTCGACGAAGACCGTGTTGCGATTCCAAGCCTGCTCGCGACGGGTGGCGTTCATCATCACCTCGTCCGAAACGGCCTGCGTAACCACGTTGGACTGGTTGTCGAATCCGCGGACCCGCGGACGGTCCATCACTTCGCGACGCTCGTCGGCTACGGCGCGGGCGCCGTCAACCCGTACCTGGCCTACCAGACAATCGACGACATCACCGCCGGTCCCGACGGAGCCGAGACCGAGGTCGCCATCGACGCCTACGTCGGCGCTGTCGAAGACGGCCTCCTGAAGATCATGGCCAAGATGGGTATCTCGACCGTCGAAAGCTACCAGGGCGCCCAAATATTCGAAGCCGTCGGACTCGATTCCGACCTCGTCACAGAATACTTCGACGGCACCGAAAACCGCACTGAGGGGATCGGCCTCGCCGAAATCGAAGAAGACGTTCGCGAACGCCACAAGCAGGCGTTCGTCGAGACCGAAGAGAAGCCGACGCTCGACCGCCACGGCGAATTCGAACACCGCTCCGATGGAATTCACCATCAGTGGAACCCGGATACCGTTGGTACGCTCCAACAGGCAGTCCGTGCGAACGACTACGAGCGCTACCAGGAGTTCGCTGAGCTGATCAACGACCAGCAACAGAATCTCCAGACGCTTCGTGGCCTCCTCGAGTTCGATTCGGACCGCGAGTCGATCCCGGTCGATGACGTCGAGCCGATCAAAGACATCGTCGAACGCTTCTCGACGGCCGCGATGAGTCTCGGCTCGCTCTCGCCGGAAGCACACGAAAACAACTCGATTGCGATGAACCGCATCGGCGGCAAGTCCAACTCCGGAGAGGGTGGCGAGCCACCAGAGCGATTTGGCACCGAAAAGGAGTGCAACGTCAAACAGGTCGCATCCGGCCGTTTCGGCGTTACGAGTACCTACCTCTCGAGTGCGGACGAACTCCAGATCAAGATGGCTCAGGGCTCTAAGCCTGGTGAGGGTGGCCATCTCCCCGGCGAGAAGGTAAACGAGATGATCGCGCACGTCCGCAAATCGACGCCGGGCGTTGGCCTCATCTCGCCGCCGCCGCTGCACGACATCTACTCCATCGAGGACCTCAAACAGCTGATCTTCGATCTGAAAGCGGCGAACGAGGAGGCAGACATCAACGTTAAACTCGTCTCCGAGGCCGGCATCGGCACCGTCGCAGCTGGTGTCGCAAAGGCAAACGCCGACGTGGTCCACATTTCGGGTCACTCCGGCGGGACGGGTGCCTCCCCGCGCACGTCGATCAAAAGCGCCGGCCTTCCATGGGAACTGGGGCTTGCCGAAGCCAACCAGATGCTTTGTCAGACCGGCCTGCGCGACCGGATTCGTGTCTCCGCTGACGGTGGCATGAAAACGGGCCGTGATGTCGCTGTCGCTGCCCTCCTCGGAGCCGAGGAGTACATCTTCGGGACGGCCTCGCTCGTCACCTCCGGCTGCGTGATGGCCCGGCAGTGTCACAAGAACACCTGCCCGGTTGGGGTCGCTACCCAGCGCGAGGACCTCCGGAAGCGGTTCCCCGGCGAGCCAGAACACGTCATCAACTACATGACGTTCATCGCACAGGAACTGCGCGAAATCATGGCCGAACTCGGCTTTGCAACCATCGACGAGATGATCGGCCACGTCGAGGTGCTGGACCAGCGCGACGATATCGACCATCCGAAAGCGCGTACGGTCGACCTCTCTGCCGTCATCGCCGACCCCGGAAGCGACGTCCGGCGCAAAATTCGCGACCAGGATCACGAACTCGAGGAGCAACTCGACCGTGACCTGATCGAGGCCGCAGCAGACACCATCGAGACCGAAGAACCAGTCGCACTCGAGGCCGACATTTCGAACGTCGACCGAACCGTCGGCGCGATGCTCTCGAACCGCATCACCAGCCGTTACGGCGAACCCGGGCTTCCCGAGGACACGATCACGGTCGACCTCGAGGGAACTGCCGGACAGAGCTTTGGTGCGTTCCTCGCAAGCGGTGTCTCGATGCACCTCGAGGGCAGCGCGAACGACTACGTCGGGAAAGGCCTCTCGGGCGGAAAGCTCGCGATCCGCACGCCCGAGTCGGCAGCCTACGATCCGACCGAGAACGTCGCTATCGGGAACGTCGCACTCTACGGTGCAACCGACGGCCAACTGTACGTCAACGGCGTTGCTGGCGAGCGATTCGCCGTCCGAAACTCCGGTTCGAAAGCCGTCGTCGAAGGCGTTGGCGACCACGGCTGTGAGTACATGACCGGCGGCGTCGTCGCCGTCCTCGGAGAGACTGGCAAGAACTTCGCAGCCGGAATGTCCGGCGGTGTCGCCTACGTCTACGACCCAGACGAGGAACTCAAAGCGAAGGCAAACACTGGAATGGTCTCACTGCACGACGATCTCGAGGACGCAGACGAGGCGATGGTCCGCCGACTCGTCGAAAACCACGTCGCCTACACGGACTCCGACCGCGGCGAGGAACTGCTCGCAAACTGGGAGCAGGCACTCGAGGCGTTCGTGAAGATCATGCCCGAAGCATACCACGAGGCGATCACCGAGCAGGGAAGCGACGACGTTCGCGAGGAACTGCCTGGTGTCCCAGAGTCCGTCGTCGAGGCTGACTCGACCAGTTACGCCGCGAGCGACGACTGA
- the proS gene encoding proline--tRNA ligase — protein sequence MSDESQELGITESKSHKPGDWYAEVVQKAGLADYAPMGGFIVTKPRGYALWERIQDALDGWFKETDVDNVYFPMFIPESFLEREKDIVEGFDPEVAWVTQGGHDELEERLAVRPTSESIIAPFMADWTRSHRDLPLRLNQWCSVVRWEATETKPFFRTKEFMWQEGHTAHASDEGAWAEVWTRLGQYEKVYEEVLAIPVLRGKKPDHDKFPGADTTTTVEALMPDGKSVQGGTSHHLGQSFAEAFDITFVDEDEEDRTAYTTSWGLSWRALGALIMTHSDDQGLVLPPTIAPTQVVIVPIWQEDTKDDVLEYSQSIADDLEEAGFRVELDDRDERNPGFKFNEHELNGVPLRLEIGPYEVEDEEVTLVHRPDNEESVEDRDEIVDAVDTHLEDIFDKLYDTAEENLAENIREAHSPEDILGTIGKHGGYVKTPWCGDEACEEVIKEKIAAEIVMQPLEDEGGESSGDVPEPDHDECGVCGDPADEIAYFAKSY from the coding sequence ATGAGCGACGAGAGTCAGGAACTCGGGATCACCGAGTCGAAATCGCACAAACCCGGCGACTGGTACGCCGAGGTCGTCCAGAAGGCCGGTCTCGCCGACTACGCGCCGATGGGCGGGTTCATCGTCACGAAACCACGGGGCTACGCCCTCTGGGAACGCATTCAGGACGCACTCGACGGCTGGTTCAAAGAAACCGACGTCGACAACGTCTACTTCCCGATGTTCATCCCCGAGTCCTTCTTAGAGCGCGAGAAGGACATCGTCGAAGGCTTCGACCCTGAAGTCGCGTGGGTGACCCAGGGCGGCCACGACGAACTCGAGGAGCGACTCGCCGTCCGACCGACGAGTGAGTCGATCATCGCGCCGTTTATGGCCGACTGGACGCGCAGCCACCGTGATCTGCCGCTGCGACTGAACCAGTGGTGTTCCGTGGTTCGCTGGGAAGCAACCGAAACAAAGCCCTTCTTCCGCACGAAGGAGTTCATGTGGCAGGAAGGCCACACCGCCCACGCGAGCGACGAGGGCGCGTGGGCGGAGGTCTGGACCCGACTGGGACAGTACGAGAAAGTCTACGAGGAGGTACTCGCAATCCCGGTCCTGCGCGGGAAGAAGCCAGACCACGACAAGTTCCCCGGCGCGGACACGACGACCACCGTCGAAGCGCTGATGCCCGATGGCAAGTCCGTCCAGGGTGGCACCAGCCACCACCTCGGCCAATCGTTCGCGGAGGCGTTCGACATCACCTTCGTCGACGAGGACGAGGAAGACCGAACCGCCTACACCACCTCGTGGGGCCTCTCCTGGCGCGCACTCGGCGCACTCATCATGACCCACTCCGACGACCAGGGGCTCGTGCTCCCGCCGACCATCGCGCCCACACAGGTCGTCATCGTCCCCATCTGGCAAGAGGATACGAAAGACGACGTCCTCGAGTACTCCCAGTCCATTGCCGACGACCTCGAGGAGGCTGGCTTCCGCGTCGAACTCGACGACCGCGACGAGCGCAACCCCGGCTTCAAGTTCAACGAACACGAGTTGAACGGCGTCCCCCTCCGACTGGAAATCGGTCCCTACGAGGTCGAGGACGAGGAAGTCACGCTCGTCCACCGGCCCGACAACGAGGAGTCCGTCGAGGACCGCGACGAGATCGTCGACGCTGTCGATACGCATCTCGAAGACATCTTCGATAAACTGTACGACACAGCCGAGGAGAACCTGGCGGAGAATATTCGCGAGGCCCACAGCCCGGAGGACATTCTGGGAACGATCGGCAAGCACGGCGGCTACGTAAAGACGCCGTGGTGTGGCGACGAGGCCTGCGAAGAGGTCATCAAGGAGAAGATTGCCGCCGAAATCGTCATGCAGCCACTCGAGGATGAAGGCGGCGAGTCGTCGGGCGACGTGCCCGAACCCGACCACGACGAGTGCGGTGTCTGTGGCGACCCGGCAGACGAGATTGCGTATTTCGCAAAGAGCTACTGA